In Streptomyces puniciscabiei, a single genomic region encodes these proteins:
- a CDS encoding ketoacyl-ACP synthase III family protein, with protein MRLTQDVFIASTGIFLPAAKPMAEAVAEGLVDEAHSDLGYESITIAESIAPPDMAVEAGRQAVARSGIAADRFDLLTHGSVWFQGLDMWATASYVAGNCAGRHTFAVDIQQRSNCAMAGLQFAVSHLAAGAGRHALVTTADRFAAPAMDRWNEQANLVYGDGAGALTVSTEGGLARIVSLVSLGDSSLEPAGRGAEEFRTAPGMELPIRIMRRLEAFASTPGAVGAWERYEATLSKAVNTALEEAGVGREDISRAVLPFIHRGGGRAENYDALGFSEKQSLWEVGRVTGHMGGADQFVGLDHLLRTRAVAQGDHVLLVGVGVGHSFTIAVLQILGTPSW; from the coding sequence ATGCGCCTGACCCAGGACGTCTTCATCGCGAGCACCGGCATCTTCCTGCCGGCGGCGAAACCGATGGCCGAGGCCGTCGCCGAGGGGCTGGTGGACGAAGCGCACAGCGACCTCGGATACGAGTCGATCACCATCGCGGAGTCGATCGCCCCGCCGGACATGGCGGTCGAGGCCGGCCGTCAGGCCGTCGCCCGGTCCGGCATCGCGGCCGACCGGTTCGACCTGCTGACGCACGGCAGCGTCTGGTTCCAGGGCCTGGACATGTGGGCGACGGCGAGCTACGTCGCGGGCAACTGCGCCGGCCGGCACACCTTCGCCGTCGACATCCAGCAGCGCAGCAACTGCGCCATGGCCGGGCTCCAGTTCGCCGTGTCCCACCTGGCCGCCGGCGCCGGCCGGCACGCCCTGGTCACCACCGCCGACCGCTTCGCGGCCCCGGCCATGGACCGCTGGAACGAGCAGGCCAACCTGGTCTACGGCGACGGCGCCGGCGCGCTGACGGTCTCCACCGAGGGCGGCCTGGCCAGGATCGTGTCCCTGGTGTCCCTGGGCGACAGCTCCCTGGAGCCGGCCGGCCGCGGCGCCGAGGAGTTCCGCACCGCGCCCGGCATGGAACTGCCGATCCGGATCATGCGGCGCCTGGAGGCGTTCGCGTCCACGCCCGGCGCCGTCGGCGCCTGGGAGCGGTACGAGGCCACCCTCTCCAAGGCCGTGAACACCGCCCTGGAGGAGGCCGGAGTCGGCCGGGAGGACATCTCCCGCGCGGTCCTGCCGTTCATCCACCGCGGTGGCGGGCGCGCCGAGAACTACGACGCGCTCGGCTTCTCCGAGAAGCAGTCGCTGTGGGAGGTCGGCCGGGTCACCGGACACATGGGCGGCGCCGACCAGTTCGTGGGCCTGGACCACCTGCTGCGCACCCGGGCCGTCGCCCAGGGCGACCACGTGCTCCTCGTCGGTGTCGGGGTGGGCCACAGCTTCACGATCGCCGTGCTGCAGATCCTCGGCACCCCTTCGTGGTGA
- a CDS encoding acyl-CoA dehydrogenase family protein, with product MRSLDTAVAACEKHHPGLIGALAGIPFAERERPGSKVIDLFRAHDGAALLVPAALGGREADPLDAVRVMRAIGAHSPSLGAAATMHHFTVATLLALDPELSRLTGPQAALMRRVAPERLLMASGWAEGRTEQNILNPAMTATPAEGGFLVNGAKKPCSLSHSMDLLTLGVTLPGEGGVPELAMAVLPADRPGISRHPFWSSDILGGAESDEVRLENVFVEEELFVRATADDPARFDDLQTAGFIWFELLITAAYTGAASALTARVLERGRGSVTDRATLALRTEAAIELTEGMARTIRDGEISESTVAGTLVTRFSVQELLVEAAALAVELLGGMEFIGSAETAYLASAVRPLAFHPPSRTSTAEALVDFLSGGPLVLA from the coding sequence ATGCGTTCCCTCGACACGGCCGTCGCCGCCTGCGAGAAGCACCACCCCGGGCTGATCGGCGCGCTCGCCGGGATCCCGTTCGCCGAGCGCGAGCGGCCCGGCAGCAAGGTGATCGACCTGTTCCGGGCGCACGACGGTGCCGCGCTGCTGGTGCCCGCCGCGCTCGGCGGCCGGGAGGCCGACCCGCTGGACGCGGTACGGGTGATGCGCGCCATCGGCGCCCACTCCCCGTCGCTCGGCGCCGCCGCGACCATGCACCACTTCACGGTCGCCACCCTGCTCGCCCTGGACCCCGAGCTGTCCCGTCTCACCGGCCCCCAGGCCGCGCTGATGCGCCGGGTGGCCCCCGAGCGGCTGCTGATGGCCTCCGGCTGGGCCGAGGGCCGTACCGAGCAGAACATCCTCAACCCCGCCATGACCGCGACCCCGGCCGAGGGCGGCTTCCTCGTCAACGGCGCCAAGAAGCCGTGCAGCCTGTCGCACTCGATGGACCTGCTGACCCTCGGCGTGACGCTGCCCGGCGAGGGCGGTGTACCCGAGCTGGCCATGGCCGTGCTCCCCGCCGACCGGCCCGGCATCTCCCGGCACCCCTTCTGGTCCAGCGACATCTTGGGCGGCGCGGAGAGCGACGAGGTGCGGCTGGAGAACGTCTTCGTCGAGGAGGAGCTGTTCGTCCGCGCCACCGCCGACGACCCGGCCCGCTTCGACGATCTGCAGACCGCCGGGTTCATCTGGTTCGAGCTGCTGATCACCGCCGCCTACACGGGTGCCGCGAGCGCGCTCACCGCCCGGGTCCTCGAGCGCGGCCGCGGTTCGGTCACCGACCGCGCCACGCTCGCCCTGCGCACCGAGGCCGCGATCGAGCTGACCGAGGGCATGGCCCGCACCATCCGGGACGGCGAGATCAGCGAGTCCACCGTGGCCGGCACCCTGGTCACCCGCTTCTCGGTGCAGGAGCTGCTGGTCGAGGCCGCCGCGCTGGCCGTCGAACTGCTCGGCGGGATGGAGTTCATCGGCTCCGCCGAGACCGCGTACCTGGCCTCCGCCGTGCGCCCGCTCGCCTTCCACCCGCCGTCCCGCACCAGCACCGCCGAGGCGCTGGTGGACTTCCTGTCCGGCGGGCCGCTGGTCCTGGCGTGA
- a CDS encoding aldehyde dehydrogenase family protein, with amino-acid sequence MVDATPGSPRARTTPLLSYSSYIGDKDVEGNGWVYTVSSRSLLEDVFTSLKLKRALEKDPDPASPAAQHPYVVGRCAVVADADIDSASDAAAAAFPEWAAVPLADRLELGRLVRERLLEHWDRLLDLLAAEAHPRKLARWELTGLLTLFGDTNRAFYAQQMHQEFQHGDRRLIVRRQPDGVVCVNPPQNAPAAMAALSVLVLMAGNTVVVRAPRSIALSTMYILRELVAPALAELGAPAGTLNLICGKPRQIIDRWLAHPKVSDVFYFGDSEQGMRFERECVAHGKKPVLELAGNDTVVVWKDADLDRAAEAITEAFYGSGQICMVPNCVVAHPAVADALLDRVARLAADITPGLPEDEDVLLSPVRRSERFFALLREATDAGARIVCGGRRIELDGTPSEAGVFLEPTVVRVDGPGDPRDLDIVRLETFFPLIPVVVPEPAADDLLLERMIDFVNSNAYGLRNSLWSSGPEVIDHVVRTVRNGGLLKINDSHIGTVPYLPTHGGTGLTSGVFGEANYPMLKTSRLQGVSVAHDVSPRAAVFES; translated from the coding sequence GTGGTAGACGCCACGCCGGGCAGCCCCCGGGCCAGGACCACCCCCCTGCTCAGCTACAGCTCGTACATCGGCGACAAGGACGTCGAGGGCAACGGCTGGGTGTACACGGTCAGTTCCCGCTCCCTGCTGGAGGACGTCTTCACCAGCCTCAAGCTGAAGCGGGCGCTGGAGAAGGACCCCGACCCGGCCTCTCCGGCCGCCCAGCACCCCTATGTGGTGGGGCGCTGCGCGGTCGTCGCCGACGCGGACATCGACAGCGCGAGCGACGCCGCCGCGGCGGCCTTCCCGGAGTGGGCCGCCGTACCCCTGGCGGACCGGCTGGAACTGGGCCGGCTGGTCCGCGAACGCCTGCTGGAGCACTGGGACCGGCTGCTGGACCTGCTCGCCGCCGAGGCCCACCCGCGCAAGCTCGCCCGCTGGGAACTCACCGGACTGCTCACGCTGTTCGGCGACACCAACCGCGCGTTCTACGCGCAGCAGATGCACCAGGAGTTCCAGCACGGGGACCGGCGGCTCATCGTCCGGAGGCAGCCCGACGGGGTGGTGTGCGTCAACCCGCCGCAGAACGCTCCGGCGGCGATGGCCGCGCTCTCCGTCCTGGTGCTGATGGCCGGCAACACCGTGGTGGTCCGGGCGCCCCGCAGCATCGCCCTCAGCACGATGTACATCCTGCGGGAACTGGTCGCGCCGGCATTGGCCGAACTCGGCGCGCCCGCCGGCACGCTCAACCTGATCTGCGGCAAACCCCGGCAGATCATCGACCGCTGGCTGGCGCACCCCAAGGTGAGCGACGTCTTCTACTTCGGCGACAGCGAGCAGGGCATGCGCTTCGAGCGGGAGTGCGTGGCCCACGGCAAGAAACCGGTGCTCGAACTGGCCGGCAACGACACCGTGGTGGTCTGGAAGGACGCCGACCTCGACCGGGCCGCCGAGGCGATCACCGAGGCGTTCTACGGGTCGGGACAGATCTGCATGGTGCCCAACTGTGTGGTCGCCCACCCCGCCGTCGCCGACGCCCTGCTGGACCGGGTGGCCCGGCTGGCCGCGGACATCACCCCCGGCCTGCCCGAGGACGAGGACGTGCTGCTGTCGCCGGTGCGCCGCAGCGAGCGCTTCTTCGCCCTGCTGCGCGAGGCCACCGACGCCGGCGCCCGGATCGTGTGCGGCGGACGGCGGATCGAACTGGACGGCACCCCGTCGGAGGCGGGGGTGTTCCTGGAACCCACGGTGGTCCGGGTGGACGGCCCCGGCGATCCACGCGACCTCGACATCGTGCGGCTGGAGACGTTCTTCCCGCTCATCCCGGTGGTGGTGCCGGAACCGGCCGCCGACGACCTCCTCCTCGAGCGGATGATCGACTTCGTCAACTCCAACGCGTACGGCCTGCGCAACTCCCTGTGGAGCAGCGGCCCCGAGGTCATCGACCACGTCGTCCGCACCGTGCGCAACGGCGGCCTGCTGAAGATCAACGACTCCCACATCGGCACGGTTCCCTACCTCCCCACGCATGGCGGCACCGGCCTGACCAGCGGCGTCTTCGGTGAGGCCAACTACCCGATGCTCAAGACCTCGCGCCTGCAGGGCGTGAGCGTGGCGCACGACGTGTCACCGCGCGCCGCCGTCTTCGAGTCCTGA